The following DNA comes from Paenibacillus crassostreae.
AAAAATAATGAAATGAATTGTAGGGAAAGTAGGTTGAAGTTATGTTACCAGAGGTCGCTGTTATTATGGGCAGTAAATCGGATTGGGAGACGATGCAGTTCGCTTGTCAAATGCTAGATGAGCTTCAAATCAATTATGAGAAAAAGGTAGTCTCAGCTCACCGTACACCTGATCTAATGTTTACCTATGCAGAAGAAGCTGCTGGACGGGGGATTCGGGTTATTATAGCTGGAGCAGGGGGGGCCGCGCATCTTCCCGGTATGGTAGCTGCGAAGACGCTCATTCCCGTGATCGGAGTACCGGTGCAATCCAAGGCATTGAATGGTCTAGATTCATTACTCTCCATTGTGCAGATGCCTGGAGGAATACCTGTAGCAACAGTCGCCATTGGTAAAGCAGGTGCAACCAATGCAGGCTTACTCGCAGCTCAGATCATTGGTGCATTTTATCCGGAAGTTCAGAAGCGTGTGCAGCTTCGTAGGGATGCTATAAGAGATGAAGTGTTAGAAAGTAGTGATGATCTATGAGTTATAGATTAGATGAAGATCAAGTTCAGTCTAATGATATGCCAAGAACTTTGCTCCCAGGTAGCACAATTGGTATTCTAGGTGGCGGACAATTGGGACGAATGATATCTCTAGCGGGTATTGCAATGGGATATCGATTTATAACGCTTGATCCAACGGTACAGTCTCCGAGTAGTGAAGTGGCTAAGCAGATTGTCGCTGAATACAACGATGTGGATGCTGCGCATGAATTAGCTCAAGCTTCGGATGTTATTACGTACGAATTTGAGAATGTGGATGCAGGCGTAGCGGAAATGCTAGTGAAGCAATCCTACGTACCTCAAGGAAGTACACTATTGTACACGACACAACATCGTTTACGTGAGAAGAGAGCTATAGAAGCAGCGGGTGTTCCGGTAGCGCCTTATCGGGTCATTGATGGAATGGATAGTCTGCAGCATGCGATAGAAGAGTTAGGTTATCCATCGGTGTTGAAGACGGTCACAGGAGGCTATGACGGTAAAGGACAAGTTGTCATTCGTAATGTAGATCAACTGGAAGCTTCTTATACGGAACTTGCAGCTCATGGACGGGAATTGGTGTTAGAGCAATTTATTCCTTTCCAGTGCGAGGTATCAGTTATTACAGCTCGTAGTCCTAATGGTGAAGTGAAGAGTTTTCCTATATCAGAGAATATTCATATCAATAACATCCTTCATTTATCAATTGTGCCTGCTAGAATATCTACACAAGTGCAGAATGAAGCTAGGCGGCTTGCTGAGGCAGTCGCGACGAGCATGGGTGCTGTTGGACTGCTAGCTGTTGAAATGTTCGTTACTGAAGATGGAACATTATATGTCAATGAGTTGGCTCCACGTCCTCATAATTCAGGACATTACACGATGGAAGCTTGTATGACTTCACAATTCGAACAACATGTGCGCGCTATATGTAATCTTCCATTGGGAGATACAACATTATTAACTCCTGTAGTTATGGTTAATGTTCTTGGGCAACATATGGAATCCGTAGTCCAGAGAGTCGGAGAGTTAGATCAAGTTGCGTTTGAGTTAGGCATTGTTCCTAAACTTCATTTATATGGTAAGACGGAGAGTAAGCATAATCGTAAAATGGGTCATATCAACTTGCTATGTAAAGATGTGCAGGATGGATTGGAATGGGTAGAACAAACAAATATTTGGAGGCTGTGAAAACATATGATAGAACGTTATAGTAGACCGGAAATGCGGGCAATTTGGACGGAAGAGAACAAATTTAATTCGTGGCTAGAAGTAGAACTATGTGCTTGTGAAGCGTGGGCTGAATTGGGAGTTATTCCGAAGGAAGATACGATATTACTTCGCCAGAATGCCAAGTTTGATATTGCTCGAATTAATGAGATTGAACTGGAAACACGTCATGATGTGATCGCTTTTACTCGTTCCGTGTCTGAAAGTCTTGGACAAGAACGTAAATGGGTTCATTACGGTCTAACTTCTACCGATGTTGTTGACACTGCACTCGGATATGTATTACTTCAAGCTAATGAGATCCTTGAGAAGGATATTGAGAATTTCATAGAAATTCTGAAAGATAAAGCTATTGCTTATAAAGATACTCCGATGATGGGGAGAACACATGGGGTACATGCTGAACCAACGACATTTGGTCTGAAGATGGCTTTGTGGTACGAGGAAATGAAGCGTAATTTAGAACGTTTTCGTCATGCAGCATATGGTGTACAGTTCGGTAAAATCTCTGGGGCTGTGGGAACATACGCGAACATCGACCCATTTGTAGAACAATTCGTATGTCAGAAGTTAGGTACGACAGCAGCACCGATCTCGACTCAAACGTTACAACGTGATCGTCATGCCGAATACATGGCAACATTAGCTTTGATCGCTACGTCTTTGGACAAGTTCGCTACTGAAATTCGCGCGTTACAAAAGAGTGAAGTTCGCGAGGTGGAGGAAGCTTTCGCAAAAGGTCAAAAGGGATCATCTGCTATGCCACATAAACGTAATCCGATTGGTTGTGAGAATATTTCAGGCCTATCACGTGTAATTCGTGGTCATATGTTGACAGCCTATGAAGATGTAACGCTATGGCATGAACGCGATATATCACATTCTTCAGTGGAAAGAATTATTTTACCGGATGCGACAATGTTATTGAATTATATGCTGAACCGTTTCGGTAATATTGTGAAGAACTTAACCGTTTTCCCAGATAATATGAAACGCAATATGGCTCGTACTTTCGGGGTGCCGTTCTCTGGACGCGTGATGACGAAGCTGATTGATAAAGGATTTAGCCGTGAACAAGCCTATGATACCGTTCAACCTCGCGCGATGCAGGCTTGGGAAGAACAACGCCAATTCCGTGATATTATCGAATCTACACCAGAAATTACAGAAGTACTCAATAATGAAGAAATTGAGGATGCTTTCAATCCAAGCTGGCATTTGAAACATGTAGATACTATATTCACGAAGCTAGGCTTAATTTGAGGTTCTAGATTAGGTAATTTACTGGAAGTGAGGGGGAATGGTCATGACATCAACGGCTATATCTACTGCTGTGGAACTTGTTAACGCACCATTGTTGTATAAAGGGAAGGTACGCGAGCTTTATGATTTAGGAGAGCATGTTCTAATCGTAGTGACGGATCTCATTTCTGCCTTCGATTATGTTCTTGATCCACCTGTTCCTGATAAGGGTAATGTCCTTAACCAGTTAAGTGCATACTGGTTCGAACAGACAGCTGATCTGATGAAGAATCATGTTGTCCATACAGATGTTGAACAGCTTGGAGATCTCATCAATGATAAAGAACGATTGAAGAATCGTATCATGGTTGTTCGTAAGGCAGAACGTATTGATATTGAATGCGTGGTACGTGGCTATATTACAGGTGGCGGTTGGCGACAATATCAAGAGAACGGTGAAGTGAATGGCATAAAGCTTCGTGAAGGCATGCGTAAGAATGAAGCTTTTGAACAGCCTATTTTTACACCAGCGGCTAAGAATGATGTTGGACATGATGAGGATATCTCCTTCGACACGATGAAACAACTCGTTGGTGAAGAGATTGCGCTTGAATTGCAAGAACGAAGTTTGAAGTTGTATAGCTTCGCGCGTGAGTATTGTGATCAACGGGGAATTATTCTAGCTGATTGTAAGTTCGAGTTTGGATTGCTTGATGGTGATGTCATTCTCATTGATGAGATATTTACGCCAGACTCTTCCCGTTTCTGGGCGAAAGAGAAGTATGAATTGGATATAGAGATCGACAGCATGGACAAAGAACCTGTGCGGTCATACCTCGCTTCGTCGTCTTGGGACAAGAATAGTAAACCTGATCGACTTCCGCAAGAAGTAGTAGAAGAGACAACAAGACGGTATTTGGACATTTATCAGCGATTAACGCAATCGTAACATTACATGGATACCCATTCTGAGGAGGAACTTTGAATCATGATTAAAGCTACAGTATATGTCACTATTAAAAAAGGTGTTTTGGATCCCCAAGGTGTCGCTGTTCAAGGAGCGCTTCATTCGATAGGATTCCAAGAAGTAGAAAGCCTTCGTATTGGTAAATATATTGAAATAAATCTAGATATGGATGACCGTGCTGCAGCTGAAGTACAATTGAAGGCTATGTGTGAGAAATTACTAGCCAATACGGTAGTCGAGGATTACCGTTACGAATTGGAGGCCTAACAACATGAAATTTGCTGTCTTAGTCTTTCCAGGATCCAATTGTGATATTGACTGTTACAAAGCGGTAGAAGATACGGTTGGTGAGTCTGTTGATTATGTATGGCACACTGCAACTGATCTTTCAGCTTACGATTGCATTATTGTTCCTGGTGGATTTTCTTATGGTGATTACTTACGGTGCGGCGCGATTTCGCGGTTTGCACCTGTCATGGCTGAGGTAGCTAAGGCTGCTGAACAAGGGAAGTTCATTCTTGGGATTTGTAATGGTTTCCAGATTCTTACAGAAGCGAATTTATTACCAGGTGCACTTCGTCGTAACATGTCGATGAAATTCCGTTGTCATGATACAAAGTTGACTGTGGTTAATAATGAAACTCCTTTTACACGTGAATATCGTAAGAATGAGGAAATTATCATTCCAATCGCTCATGGTGAAGGGAACTACTATTGTGATGAAGAGACGCTTGAGAAGTTGAAAGCAAACCACCAAATTGTATTCACTTACGGAGATAACCCAAATGGTTCAATAGAAGATATAGCAGGAATATGTAATGAAAAAGGTAATGTTATTGGTATGATGCCCCATCCAGAGCGAGCAGTAGATACTCTATTGGGTTCGGAAGATGGTAAACGTATGTTCACATCAATATTGAAGTCTTGGAGGGATACACATGACACAGCAAGTGTCCGCTAAAGAACCGACTGCAGAACAAATTGCGGAGCAACGAATATATCAACAGATGGGCGTGTCGGAGAGCGAGTACGATTTGATCTGTGGGTTCATGGGTCGTAAACCTAATTATACTGAAATTGGCGTGTTCAGCGTGATGTGGTCAGAGCATTGTGCATATAAGAATTCGAAACCATTACTTCGTCGTTTTCCAACGACTGGACCACGTGTTCTAATGGGACCTGGTGAAGGTGCAGGTATTGTAGATATCGGCGATAATCAAGCGGTTGTGTTCAAAATTGAAAGTCATAATCACCCATCAGCGGTAGAACCTTATCAAGGTGCAGCAACAGGGGTAGGCGGAATTATTCGTGATATTTTCTCCATGGGTGCAAGACCCATCGCTACTTTGAATTCCTTGCGTTTCGGAAAGCTTGAAAGTGATCGTGTGAAATATTTGTTCGAGCATGTCGTTTCTGGTATTGCTGGATACGGTAACTGTATCGGTATTCCAACGGTGGGCGGAGAAGTAGTATTCGATGAAAGTTATGAAGGTAATCCGCTTGTAAATGCAATGTGTGTAGGTCTTATCGACCATGATAAAATCCAACGCGGTGTGGCAAAGGGTGTAGGTAACCCAGTATTCTATGTGGGACCTCCAACGGGTCGTGATGGGATTCACGGTGCTACATTCGCATCGATTGAACTTAGTGAAGAATCTGAAGCTAATCGTACTGCTGTTCAGGTAGGCGATCCATTCATGGAAAAGCTAGTGATGGAATCATGTCTAGAACTCATTGATAGTGGTATCGTACTTGGGATTCAAGATATGGGTGCCGCAGGATTAACATGTTCTAGTGCGGAGATGGCAAGTAAAGCAGGTAACGGTCTTGAATTGTACTTGGATCAAGTTCCTCAACGTGAAGAAGGTATGACACCTTACGAAATGATGCTCTCAGAATCACAAGAACGTATGCTATTCGTTGTTGAACCTAAGGACGAGGCGCAAGCTCAAGAAATCTTCGATCGTTGGGGTGTTATCTGTGCCAAAGTCGGAAAGGTAACGGATGATGGACGTCTGAAACTTCTACATCATGGCGATGTTGTTGGCGATATGCCTGTTACGGCTTTAGTCGATGAATGCCCGGTATATGACAAACCATCTTCAGTTCCAGCGTATTATGTAAATAGTGATAAAATTGATACCCTTCGCTA
Coding sequences within:
- the purE gene encoding 5-(carboxyamino)imidazole ribonucleotide mutase, which codes for MLPEVAVIMGSKSDWETMQFACQMLDELQINYEKKVVSAHRTPDLMFTYAEEAAGRGIRVIIAGAGGAAHLPGMVAAKTLIPVIGVPVQSKALNGLDSLLSIVQMPGGIPVATVAIGKAGATNAGLLAAQIIGAFYPEVQKRVQLRRDAIRDEVLESSDDL
- the purK gene encoding 5-(carboxyamino)imidazole ribonucleotide synthase; its protein translation is MSYRLDEDQVQSNDMPRTLLPGSTIGILGGGQLGRMISLAGIAMGYRFITLDPTVQSPSSEVAKQIVAEYNDVDAAHELAQASDVITYEFENVDAGVAEMLVKQSYVPQGSTLLYTTQHRLREKRAIEAAGVPVAPYRVIDGMDSLQHAIEELGYPSVLKTVTGGYDGKGQVVIRNVDQLEASYTELAAHGRELVLEQFIPFQCEVSVITARSPNGEVKSFPISENIHINNILHLSIVPARISTQVQNEARRLAEAVATSMGAVGLLAVEMFVTEDGTLYVNELAPRPHNSGHYTMEACMTSQFEQHVRAICNLPLGDTTLLTPVVMVNVLGQHMESVVQRVGELDQVAFELGIVPKLHLYGKTESKHNRKMGHINLLCKDVQDGLEWVEQTNIWRL
- the purB gene encoding adenylosuccinate lyase → MIERYSRPEMRAIWTEENKFNSWLEVELCACEAWAELGVIPKEDTILLRQNAKFDIARINEIELETRHDVIAFTRSVSESLGQERKWVHYGLTSTDVVDTALGYVLLQANEILEKDIENFIEILKDKAIAYKDTPMMGRTHGVHAEPTTFGLKMALWYEEMKRNLERFRHAAYGVQFGKISGAVGTYANIDPFVEQFVCQKLGTTAAPISTQTLQRDRHAEYMATLALIATSLDKFATEIRALQKSEVREVEEAFAKGQKGSSAMPHKRNPIGCENISGLSRVIRGHMLTAYEDVTLWHERDISHSSVERIILPDATMLLNYMLNRFGNIVKNLTVFPDNMKRNMARTFGVPFSGRVMTKLIDKGFSREQAYDTVQPRAMQAWEEQRQFRDIIESTPEITEVLNNEEIEDAFNPSWHLKHVDTIFTKLGLI
- a CDS encoding phosphoribosylaminoimidazolesuccinocarboxamide synthase, with translation MTSTAISTAVELVNAPLLYKGKVRELYDLGEHVLIVVTDLISAFDYVLDPPVPDKGNVLNQLSAYWFEQTADLMKNHVVHTDVEQLGDLINDKERLKNRIMVVRKAERIDIECVVRGYITGGGWRQYQENGEVNGIKLREGMRKNEAFEQPIFTPAAKNDVGHDEDISFDTMKQLVGEEIALELQERSLKLYSFAREYCDQRGIILADCKFEFGLLDGDVILIDEIFTPDSSRFWAKEKYELDIEIDSMDKEPVRSYLASSSWDKNSKPDRLPQEVVEETTRRYLDIYQRLTQS
- the purS gene encoding phosphoribosylformylglycinamidine synthase subunit PurS, giving the protein MIKATVYVTIKKGVLDPQGVAVQGALHSIGFQEVESLRIGKYIEINLDMDDRAAAEVQLKAMCEKLLANTVVEDYRYELEA
- the purQ gene encoding phosphoribosylformylglycinamidine synthase subunit PurQ; amino-acid sequence: MKFAVLVFPGSNCDIDCYKAVEDTVGESVDYVWHTATDLSAYDCIIVPGGFSYGDYLRCGAISRFAPVMAEVAKAAEQGKFILGICNGFQILTEANLLPGALRRNMSMKFRCHDTKLTVVNNETPFTREYRKNEEIIIPIAHGEGNYYCDEETLEKLKANHQIVFTYGDNPNGSIEDIAGICNEKGNVIGMMPHPERAVDTLLGSEDGKRMFTSILKSWRDTHDTASVR
- the purL gene encoding phosphoribosylformylglycinamidine synthase subunit PurL — translated: MTQQVSAKEPTAEQIAEQRIYQQMGVSESEYDLICGFMGRKPNYTEIGVFSVMWSEHCAYKNSKPLLRRFPTTGPRVLMGPGEGAGIVDIGDNQAVVFKIESHNHPSAVEPYQGAATGVGGIIRDIFSMGARPIATLNSLRFGKLESDRVKYLFEHVVSGIAGYGNCIGIPTVGGEVVFDESYEGNPLVNAMCVGLIDHDKIQRGVAKGVGNPVFYVGPPTGRDGIHGATFASIELSEESEANRTAVQVGDPFMEKLVMESCLELIDSGIVLGIQDMGAAGLTCSSAEMASKAGNGLELYLDQVPQREEGMTPYEMMLSESQERMLFVVEPKDEAQAQEIFDRWGVICAKVGKVTDDGRLKLLHHGDVVGDMPVTALVDECPVYDKPSSVPAYYVNSDKIDTLRYDEVTDLGGALSKILSSPSVASKAWVYDQYDYMVRTSTAVRPGSDAAVVTIRGTRKGLAMTTDCNGRYVYLDPEVGGKIAVSEAARNIVCSGAEPLAITDNLNFGNPEKPEIFWQMEQAVDGMAEACSELNTPVIGGNVSLYNENAAGAIYPTPVVGMVGLVHDTDHITTQSFKKEGDVILLLGQTFAELGGSEFQTVLHGVAEGRPPVLDLQVEKKLLSSVLGAIQGGLVQSAHDLSEGGLAVAIAESCISGSLGAQINITTELRSDIALFSESQSRILLSATPDQAGQLKSYIEEQGVPVVTIGTVKNSNLNISINGLNAVNESVDSLKQVWKDAIPCLMN